A single genomic interval of Phaeodactylum tricornutum CCAP 1055/1 chromosome 5, whole genome shotgun sequence harbors:
- a CDS encoding predicted protein: MSDHRHSLLPSQASNRRLRTPPQSTAFVALEIESLVLNPSSQGSIHNQNVATATNTTIADRSMFSYSPATRMLLEESMRSITNSRWHVRSLVKLICLLVAVAVALNVIASTRMVVRGERTEDKNKTGVLPDHNKKSNKLAPTEAPTVLPSFSPTTSPSTLLPTMVPLSPTSAATIPLTPEAQQQEQQSSSSKAWIQLQPRDSDKKPYPPPGKNASLTFQSRWCDLQGLAFGTEADWNPSIATKRGKFAPNITNATNAWQLRAPSLLLPGTKHAGSEALGALLATHPLVLRQTTQGFFFDHVFRKFVSANEKTRVAAARHKMYASHYDLKAIQANPALRSVDVTPGYLLYSTLLPRRVFCVTPWIKLLVVLRNPTDRVFEHYQAARAKGLPLSLKDWLDKDLAILRKHGLVGDATGMGNATSIVKHGSSEEDVAWLKYQDESLEGVIGRSIYEIQLRQWFQAMRAAGKNPSKDVMVVLSDDWSQNPSRKYQRVLEFANLPHDDNVVVPTTLLASTWRRTTGINQTLASSGSTATRDELQKFFRPYNTRLALLLSSYGVTVL; encoded by the coding sequence ATGAGTGACCACCGCCATTCCCTTTTGCCGTCACAGGCGTCCAACCGAAGACTACGCACGCCTCCACAAAGCACAGCCTTTGTCGCGCTGGAAATAGAATCCTTGGTCTTGAACCCATCTTCCCAAGGCAGTATCCACAATCAAAACGTCGCCACCGCCACGAATACGACCATTGCGGATAGATCCATGTTCTCCTACTCGCCAGCCACACGCATGTTGTTGGAAGAGTCCATGCGTTCCATCACCAACAGTCGCTGGCACGTGCGATCACTCGTCAAGCTTATTTGTTTATTAGTGGCCGTAGCTGTTGCCTTGAACGTGATTGCTAGTACCAGAATGGTAGTCCGTGGCGAACGTACCGAAGACAAGAACAAAACCGGAGTACTGCCCGACCACAacaaaaaaagcaacaaacTGGCACCAACCGAAGCGCCAACCGTACTACCTTCATTTTCTCCAACCACTTCACCATCCACCCTTTTACCCACGATGGTACCGCTTTCACCAACGTCGGCAGCCACAATACCACTCACACCAGAAGCACAACAGCAGGAGCAAcaatcttcatcgtccaAAGCGTGGATTCAACTGCAACCACGCGATTCCGACAAGAAGCCCTACCCGCCTCCTGGAAAGAATGCATCCCTCACTTTTCAGTCCCGATGGTGCGATTTGCAAGGCCTAGCCTTTGGTACCGAAGCTGACTGGAACCCGTCCATAGCCACGAAGCGCGGAAAATTCGCTCCCAATATCACAAACGCAACGAATGCCTGGCAACTCCGTGCACCGTCTTTGCTGCTTCCCGGCACCAAACACGCCGGAAGTGAAGCACTGGGTGCGTTGCTGGCAACGCATCCTCTCGTGTTACGCCAAACCACACAAggattcttcttcgaccACGTCTTTCGAAAATTTGTTTCCGCTAACGAAAAAACCCGAGTCGCGGCTGCGCGGCATAAGATGTACGCTTCACATTACGACTTAAAAGCTATCCAAGCTAATCCTGCCCTGCGGAGTGTGGATGTTACACCAGGGTATCTGCTTTACAGTACATTGTTGCCGCGACGTGTGTTCTGTGTCACACCATGGATAAAACTCTTAGTGGTGCTACGGAATCCTACGGACCGTGTATTCGAACACTATCAAGCGGCCCGTGCCAAGGGTTTGCCTTTGTCGCTCAAGGACTGGTTGGACAAGGACTTGGCGATTTTGCGCAAACATGGCTTGGTGGGGGATGCCACTGGGATGGGTAACGCCACGAGCATAGTCAAGCACGGGTCGTCCGAAGAAGACGTGGCCTGGCTCAAGTACCAGGACGAATCACTGGAAGGCGTCATCGGACGATCAATTTACGAAATACAGTTGCGGCAGTGGTTTCAGGCAATGCGAGCGGCCGGCAAAAATCCGTCCAAGGATGTGATGGTAGTATTGAGTGACGATTGGTCACAAAATCCGTCTCGAAAATATCAGCGTGTGCTAGAGTTTGCCAATCTACCCCACGATGACAATGTGGTGGTTCCTACCACATTGTTGGCTTCTACCTGGCGTCGTACAACTGGCATAAACCAGACTCTAGCAAGCTCAGGATCTACGGCCACACGCGACGAACTGCAAAAGTTTTTCCGGCCTTACAATACCAGACTTGCCTTGCTCCTGTCCTCATATGGAGTCACGGTGTTATAG
- a CDS encoding predicted protein produces the protein MPLFKRQRSESMQYAQSKPSVSTTPYPSGSSIDRSGDAEYTSCSEPAAFPQSPAHVAKNAYQEQQNPQHQGKVILNTNSGAGSYQRTQRIGAIAIRNVRFADQALLYPNDRTEEEVQDAWYSGDELDVFKKERRDLVKQLKRVNFDLSQIDQTHTSLRGFEPYFSMEINKATKSARSFVYHVVFGEQERQRMLNIVDREALRELAAQASDWACASAMQLGYKDALECHLESLLFFQERCSISP, from the coding sequence ATGCCGCTTTTCAAACGACAACGTAGTGAAAGCATGCAATATGCACAATCGAAACCGTCTGTATCAACAACTCCGTACCCGTCGGGTAGTTCTATAGACCGCAGCGGGGACGCCGAGTACACTTCTTGTTCCGAACCCGCTGCGTTTCCGCAAAGTCCTGCACACGTTGCCAAGAATGCTTACCAAGAGCAACAGAATCCGCAGCACCAAGGAAAAGTTATTCTAAATACAAATTCTGGGGCGGGATCGTATCAACGAACGCAACGAATCGGGGCGATTGCGATTCGGAACGTACGATTTGCCGATCAAGCGCTCTTGTATCCGAACGATCGCACAGAGGAAGAGGTTCAAGATGCTTGGTATTCCGGAGATGAACTCGATGTTTTCAAGAAGGAGCGACGAGATTTGGTGAAGCAATTGAAACGTGTCAACTTTGATCTCTCTCAAATCGATCAGACACACACGTCCCTGCGTGGCTTTGAACCATACTTTTCAATGGAAATCAACAAGGCTACCAAAAGTGCTCGCAGCTTTGTATACCATGTCGTATTTGGCGAACAAGAACGCCAGCGCATGTTGAATATTGTAGACCGGGAAGCTTTGCGGGAATTAGCTGCACAAGCATCTGACTGGGCCTGTGCAAGTGCCATGCAATTGGGATACAAAGATGCCCTGGAGTGTCACCTGGAGAGCCTGCTCTTTTTCCAAGAACGATGCAGTATTTCTCCATAA